A window of the Nitrosococcus wardiae genome harbors these coding sequences:
- a CDS encoding MucB/RseB C-terminal domain-containing protein: MKAPVKPHQGFICALLLTILTAPLPAISIAKEFDTALQLLDRMGRAAESLNYQGVFVYLRNNQLKAVRVIHKADKQGEYERLVSLNGVPREIIRNNGLVTCILPDDKAVLVNEHHYPRVVTRGKNFHNNNNNNEFSRRLPVKLKAMREHYRFSLGEPDRIAGRETQQVVIVPKDQYRYGYRLWVDKETGLLLKTILVGEGERALEQMMFTSLLLPEEIPDTELVPAVTGREFSWREGEPLSVNTGDYESQWQVGWIPAGFTLVAHGKHLLPNGEVPVEHLVYSDGLSSVSIFIERIMHIKQGHLHGFSNLGAVNVYGAIQALHYLTVVGAVPHTTVERMGKSIRYIGSDPDDG; the protein is encoded by the coding sequence ATGAAAGCTCCCGTTAAGCCCCATCAAGGATTTATTTGCGCCCTTCTCCTGACAATTTTGACCGCACCTCTTCCTGCCATTTCGATAGCGAAGGAATTCGATACCGCATTACAGTTGCTTGATAGAATGGGGCGGGCGGCAGAATCCCTTAACTACCAAGGAGTATTCGTTTACCTGCGGAATAACCAGCTTAAGGCAGTCCGCGTCATCCATAAGGCGGATAAACAGGGAGAATATGAGCGCTTAGTGTCTCTTAACGGCGTGCCCCGGGAGATTATCCGCAATAATGGGTTAGTCACCTGTATACTCCCTGATGACAAAGCCGTATTAGTGAATGAGCATCACTATCCCAGGGTAGTGACTCGGGGTAAGAATTTCCATAATAACAATAATAACAATGAATTTTCCAGGCGCTTGCCCGTTAAGCTGAAAGCTATGCGAGAGCATTATCGGTTCTCCCTTGGGGAACCAGACCGGATTGCAGGCAGGGAAACGCAGCAGGTCGTGATTGTTCCCAAAGACCAGTATCGTTACGGTTACCGGCTATGGGTGGATAAAGAGACTGGACTGTTGTTGAAGACGATACTGGTGGGGGAAGGGGAGCGCGCCCTCGAGCAGATGATGTTTACTTCGCTTTTGCTGCCTGAAGAAATTCCTGATACGGAGTTGGTACCGGCAGTGACAGGAAGAGAATTCTCCTGGCGGGAAGGCGAGCCACTTAGTGTTAATACAGGCGATTATGAAAGCCAATGGCAAGTCGGCTGGATTCCCGCAGGATTTACCCTCGTAGCCCACGGCAAGCATTTGCTGCCCAATGGTGAAGTTCCTGTAGAACATTTGGTTTATTCGGATGGACTTAGCTCGGTATCCATATTTATCGAGCGCATTATGCATATCAAACAGGGCCACTTGCATGGTTTTTCAAACCTGGGAGCGGTTAATGTCTATGGCGCTATCCAAGCGCTCCATTACCTGACGGTGGTGGGAGCGGTTCCCCATACCACGGTAGAACGAATGGGGAAATCCATTCGCTATATAGGCTCTGATCCGGACGATGGTTGA
- the lepA gene encoding translation elongation factor 4, whose translation MKNIRNFSIIAHIDHGKSTIADRFIQLCGGLSEREMAQQVLDSMDLERERGITIKAQSVSLSYRGRNGEVYQFNFIDTPGHVDFSYEVSRSLAACEGALLVVDASQGVEAQSVANCYTAIEQGLEVVPVLNKIDLPSAEPERVCQEIEEIIGLDASDALQVSAKTGQGIEELLEALVTRIPPPQGNPAEPLRALIIDSWFDNYLGVISLVRVIDGTLKPKDKIKVISSGHHYQVEKVGLFAPKRKDIEQLSAGGVGYVIAGIKDVDGAPVGDTLTHAERPAAKPLPGFKAVKPQVFSGLFPVNSDDYGDLREALAKLRLNDAALFYEPETSQALGFGFRCGFLGMLHMEIVQERLEREYDLNLITTAPTVVYEVLTSQGSVLPIDNPSALLEPGHIAEIREPIIQADILVPQQHVGGVIGLCEEKRGVQKRLQYLGNQILLNYELPLSEVVLDFFERLKSVSRGYASLDYHFLRFQAADLVKLDLLINGERVDALSLIVHRAQAYYRGRELAEKMKELIPRQLFDVAIQAAIGTHVVARTTVKALRKNVTAKCYGGDITRKRKLLEKQKAGKKRMKQVGSVEIPQEAFLAVLKVGKKP comes from the coding sequence ATGAAAAATATTAGAAATTTTTCCATTATTGCTCATATTGATCACGGTAAATCCACCATTGCTGACCGTTTCATACAGCTTTGCGGTGGTCTCAGCGAACGTGAAATGGCCCAGCAGGTGTTGGATTCTATGGACCTTGAACGTGAGCGAGGTATTACTATCAAGGCCCAGAGTGTTTCCTTAAGCTACCGGGGGCGGAATGGAGAAGTTTATCAATTCAACTTTATTGATACGCCGGGACATGTGGATTTTTCCTACGAAGTATCTCGTTCGTTAGCTGCCTGCGAGGGAGCTTTGCTGGTGGTGGATGCTTCTCAAGGAGTTGAGGCCCAAAGCGTTGCCAATTGCTATACGGCGATTGAGCAGGGCCTAGAAGTCGTGCCAGTACTGAATAAGATCGACCTTCCTTCGGCAGAGCCAGAGCGAGTATGTCAAGAAATTGAAGAGATTATCGGTTTAGATGCCAGCGATGCCTTGCAAGTAAGTGCCAAAACAGGGCAAGGGATTGAAGAGCTCCTAGAAGCGCTGGTCACTCGCATTCCCCCGCCCCAGGGTAATCCAGCGGAACCTTTGCGGGCGCTGATTATTGATTCTTGGTTTGATAATTATCTGGGCGTGATTTCTCTGGTGCGGGTTATCGACGGTACGCTCAAACCTAAAGATAAAATCAAGGTCATCTCTTCTGGTCACCACTATCAAGTGGAGAAGGTGGGGTTGTTCGCTCCCAAACGTAAGGATATTGAACAACTCTCTGCAGGGGGGGTCGGCTATGTGATTGCGGGGATCAAGGATGTGGATGGGGCACCGGTAGGGGATACTCTGACCCATGCCGAACGACCCGCTGCGAAACCGTTGCCGGGATTTAAGGCTGTCAAGCCCCAGGTTTTTTCCGGTCTGTTTCCCGTTAACTCGGATGATTACGGGGATCTCCGAGAGGCGCTTGCTAAACTGCGTCTTAACGATGCAGCTTTGTTCTATGAGCCCGAGACATCTCAGGCTTTAGGGTTTGGTTTTCGGTGTGGCTTTTTAGGCATGCTTCACATGGAGATTGTGCAAGAGCGGCTGGAGCGAGAATACGATCTCAACCTTATTACCACTGCGCCGACCGTGGTTTATGAAGTATTGACTTCTCAGGGCAGCGTTTTGCCTATTGATAATCCCTCCGCTTTGCTAGAGCCTGGGCATATTGCCGAGATTCGTGAGCCCATTATTCAGGCCGATATTTTGGTGCCTCAACAGCATGTGGGGGGGGTGATTGGTCTGTGCGAAGAGAAGCGAGGAGTACAAAAGCGGCTGCAGTATTTAGGGAACCAAATTTTGCTTAATTATGAGTTGCCACTTAGTGAGGTGGTGCTTGATTTCTTTGAACGACTCAAGTCAGTGAGTCGCGGTTATGCTTCCCTGGATTACCATTTCTTGCGCTTCCAAGCTGCGGATCTAGTTAAATTGGATTTGCTGATTAATGGTGAGCGGGTGGATGCGCTTTCGCTGATTGTTCATCGGGCTCAAGCTTACTACCGAGGGCGGGAGTTGGCGGAAAAGATGAAAGAACTCATTCCCCGGCAGCTATTTGATGTGGCTATTCAGGCGGCCATCGGCACCCATGTGGTGGCGCGCACTACAGTTAAAGCTTTACGTAAAAATGTGACGGCGAAATGTTATGGTGGTGATATTACCCGTAAGCGCAAGCTACTAGAAAAGCAAAAAGCAGGTAAAAAGCGCATGAAGCAGGTAGGATCAGTGGAAATTCCCCAAGAGGCATTTTTGGCCGTATTGAAAGTGGGAAAGAAGCCTTGA
- a CDS encoding DegQ family serine endoprotease, giving the protein MKSFLNKQWVFLVVLLLFASGAQAAGLPDFTELVKNSSPAVVNISTIQKVTQRGPRLPHGLHQFPEGSPFEDFFRRFFGEGEGEPRSFETHSLGSGFILSSDGYVITNYHVIRDADEIIVRLSDRSELEAEVVGGDERSDLALLKVKAKGLPTLKQGDSSQLKVGEWVLAIGSPFGFEHSATAGIVSAVGRSLPSENYVPFIQTDVAINPGNSGGPLFNLAGEVVGINSQIYSRTGGFMGVSFAIPIDVAMEVVEQLKEKGQVSRGWLGVVIQDVTRELAESFGLKRPRGALVARVLAGSPAAKGGIQAGDIITRFDGNPVPRSSDLPPLVGRTEIGQRVDVQVLRAGVQKTLKVKIGELPEEEELREAVGEPGQTFEKRLAIEVAELSEEERAQLDLTSGVQITNVEEGPASEAGLRRGDIILSINNTEVKDITQFKELVGELPAGKSVPLLLQRGQTTSFVAIKIPEGG; this is encoded by the coding sequence ATGAAGAGTTTTTTGAATAAACAATGGGTTTTCCTTGTCGTATTGCTGCTATTTGCGAGTGGCGCGCAGGCAGCGGGACTACCAGATTTTACCGAATTGGTGAAAAATAGTAGTCCTGCGGTAGTCAATATTAGTACTATCCAGAAGGTTACCCAACGTGGGCCCCGTTTGCCGCACGGATTACATCAATTTCCAGAAGGAAGCCCCTTTGAAGATTTTTTCCGCCGTTTCTTTGGCGAGGGAGAAGGGGAACCACGGAGCTTTGAAACCCATTCTTTAGGATCAGGGTTTATTCTTTCTTCAGATGGGTACGTGATTACGAATTATCACGTCATCCGTGATGCGGATGAGATTATCGTGCGCTTAAGTGACCGAAGTGAATTGGAAGCTGAGGTTGTGGGAGGAGATGAGCGTAGTGATCTGGCCCTGTTAAAGGTGAAAGCGAAAGGTTTGCCAACCCTGAAACAAGGCGACTCTAGCCAACTTAAGGTAGGCGAGTGGGTGCTTGCCATTGGCTCCCCCTTTGGTTTTGAGCATTCGGCCACAGCAGGCATTGTTAGCGCCGTGGGAAGAAGTCTGCCGAGTGAGAATTATGTGCCCTTTATCCAAACGGATGTGGCGATTAATCCGGGAAATTCAGGCGGACCTCTCTTTAACTTGGCGGGAGAAGTGGTGGGTATCAACTCTCAGATCTACAGCCGCACAGGGGGATTCATGGGGGTTTCCTTTGCCATACCCATTGATGTGGCTATGGAGGTCGTAGAACAACTCAAAGAGAAAGGACAGGTCAGTCGGGGTTGGCTCGGAGTAGTCATCCAAGATGTTACCCGTGAATTGGCAGAGTCCTTTGGACTTAAAAGGCCCCGCGGTGCTTTGGTCGCCAGGGTATTGGCGGGCAGCCCGGCAGCAAAGGGCGGTATCCAAGCAGGCGATATCATTACTCGTTTTGATGGGAATCCAGTCCCTCGATCATCAGATTTGCCACCATTAGTGGGGAGGACCGAAATCGGTCAGAGGGTTGACGTGCAGGTTTTACGTGCCGGCGTCCAGAAGACGCTTAAGGTTAAGATTGGCGAGTTACCGGAAGAAGAAGAACTGCGGGAAGCCGTCGGCGAACCGGGCCAAACTTTCGAGAAGCGACTAGCGATTGAAGTGGCTGAGCTGAGCGAGGAGGAGCGTGCCCAACTTGATTTAACCTCTGGCGTGCAAATCACTAATGTAGAAGAAGGACCCGCCTCTGAGGCTGGGCTTCGGCGGGGCGATATTATCCTTAGTATTAATAATACGGAGGTCAAGGATATTACCCAATTCAAAGAGCTCGTCGGAGAATTGCCTGCAGGGAAGTCTGTGCCACTCCTTCTGCAACGGGGACAAACCACTTCTTTTGTCGCCATAAAAATTCCAGAGGGTGGCTGA
- a CDS encoding SoxR reducing system RseC family protein, which produces MVEETARVVVKSETYAWVEAERRTSCHACTVSQGCGTGFIAKHLIRKTIVVKASNPVGAEVGDRVIVGIPERILYLGPFVFYTVPLLVMFLGAGVGEALAQHWGGGESLVVLSGLGGLAAGLLGARYMQIERGFEPEVLRTVSKGNRESEPYSH; this is translated from the coding sequence ATGGTTGAAGAAACGGCGCGTGTCGTAGTAAAAAGCGAAACTTATGCTTGGGTGGAGGCGGAACGTCGCACTAGTTGTCATGCTTGTACCGTTAGTCAAGGATGCGGTACGGGGTTTATTGCCAAGCATTTGATTAGAAAGACCATTGTTGTCAAGGCCTCCAATCCAGTAGGGGCCGAAGTAGGGGATAGGGTGATTGTGGGTATCCCTGAAAGAATCCTCTATCTAGGCCCTTTCGTGTTCTACACAGTGCCTTTGTTAGTCATGTTTCTGGGCGCCGGGGTGGGTGAAGCTTTAGCGCAGCATTGGGGTGGGGGTGAAAGTCTAGTGGTCCTATCAGGGCTTGGTGGGTTGGCAGCAGGGTTGTTAGGGGCGCGATATATGCAGATTGAACGCGGCTTTGAACCTGAAGTCCTGCGTACGGTGAGCAAAGGCAACCGGGAAAGCGAGCCCTATTCACATTGA
- a CDS encoding sigma-E factor negative regulatory protein — MNDEIDEQLSALMDGELSPEEIKSVLQAFKAKEEVRRRWENYHLIRDSLQGHLPKASLYDLAGQVSRALENEPHLLVEQHRGADVSRQLRLKWRYGAGLALAASLSAIAVLGIQALTNEPLVPESQIATTSPVVPVSEAISAQENNRRVALEPEVEERLSTYWVNHTEYVDMPGMLRYGRIVSYESSR; from the coding sequence ATGAATGATGAAATTGATGAACAACTATCGGCCTTGATGGATGGGGAGCTTTCACCTGAAGAAATAAAATCTGTACTCCAGGCTTTCAAGGCTAAAGAAGAGGTGCGCAGACGTTGGGAAAATTATCACTTGATCCGGGACTCCTTGCAAGGTCACCTGCCTAAAGCGTCGTTATATGATTTAGCAGGGCAAGTCTCTCGGGCTTTGGAAAATGAACCTCATTTATTGGTAGAACAGCACCGTGGGGCCGATGTTTCTCGGCAATTACGTTTGAAATGGCGGTACGGGGCAGGCCTCGCTCTTGCTGCGTCACTCAGCGCAATCGCCGTATTAGGGATACAAGCACTGACCAATGAGCCGTTAGTCCCTGAATCCCAAATTGCGACTACATCACCGGTTGTGCCAGTTTCAGAAGCAATATCGGCTCAAGAAAATAATCGCCGCGTGGCCCTCGAACCTGAAGTTGAAGAACGTCTGAGCACCTACTGGGTTAATCACACTGAATATGTCGATATGCCGGGTATGCTTCGCTATGGACGTATCGTATCCTATGAAAGCTCCCGTTAA
- the lepB gene encoding signal peptidase I, whose translation MNLDFPTVMLIAAVITGMIWALDAWLWAPARREVAARKTASGGVSKADLKELNKEPVLVEYARSFFPIIIIVLVLRSFLVEPFRIPSGSMIPTLMVGDFILVNKFVYGIRLPVINKKIIDMGKPQRGDVAVFRYPKDPSVDYIKRVVGLPGDRIGYFNKTIYVNGKPVPQEIIGPYFQDEHPLSQSAELRIERLGNGEHQIVVEPGASLVEGQYIVPEGHYFMMGDNRDRSNDSRFWGVVPEENLVGKAFMVWMSWQWDQGGVIWDRIGESIQ comes from the coding sequence ATGAATTTAGATTTTCCTACAGTAATGTTGATCGCTGCTGTGATCACAGGCATGATTTGGGCTTTGGATGCTTGGCTATGGGCACCTGCACGGCGCGAGGTCGCAGCTAGAAAAACAGCTTCGGGGGGGGTGAGTAAGGCTGACTTAAAAGAGCTCAACAAGGAACCGGTGTTGGTAGAATATGCTCGTTCCTTTTTTCCTATTATTATTATTGTCTTAGTGTTGCGTTCGTTTTTGGTAGAGCCTTTCCGTATTCCTTCAGGATCGATGATTCCAACGCTTATGGTGGGAGATTTTATCCTGGTCAATAAATTTGTTTATGGAATTCGTTTGCCTGTTATTAATAAAAAAATTATTGATATGGGTAAACCGCAGCGAGGTGATGTCGCTGTTTTTCGTTATCCGAAAGACCCCAGTGTTGATTATATTAAGCGGGTAGTTGGGTTGCCTGGAGATCGTATCGGCTACTTTAATAAGACTATTTATGTTAATGGTAAACCCGTGCCCCAGGAGATTATCGGGCCCTACTTCCAAGATGAACATCCCCTTAGCCAGTCTGCTGAGCTTCGGATAGAACGCTTGGGAAATGGCGAACATCAGATTGTAGTTGAGCCTGGGGCAAGTCTGGTAGAAGGTCAATATATTGTTCCTGAAGGCCATTATTTTATGATGGGAGATAACCGGGACCGCAGTAACGATAGTCGTTTTTGGGGAGTTGTGCCCGAAGAGAATTTAGTGGGTAAGGCCTTTATGGTGTGGATGAGTTGGCAGTGGGATCAGGGGGGAGTTATCTGGGATCGCATCGGCGAATCTATTCAATAA
- a CDS encoding succinate dehydrogenase assembly factor 2, with protein MSKDPLCRLRWRCRRGLLELDLLLGTFLETSYHAISDEEKQAFETLLFHSDPQLWQYCLGEDSHPDPITANVIAKIRDTPLP; from the coding sequence ATGTCAAAGGATCCCCTCTGTCGTCTGCGGTGGCGCTGTCGGCGCGGGTTACTGGAATTAGACTTGCTGCTAGGGACTTTTCTTGAAACTTCCTATCATGCTATTTCCGATGAAGAAAAGCAGGCATTTGAGACGCTTTTGTTCCATTCCGATCCCCAGTTATGGCAGTATTGTTTGGGCGAGGACTCTCATCCTGATCCCATAACTGCCAATGTCATCGCTAAAATACGCGACACCCCTTTACCTTAA
- a CDS encoding DUF4845 domain-containing protein produces MPDRKQQEGMSFLGWLFVLALLALLGLGIIRLFPLYVEYFSVKTSLEALANQSELHEMSHAEIRNALLRRLDINEVDHVSKENIDIAKTRNNLTVAVDYEVRTPFLGNIDLVTHFNRAIEVPSR; encoded by the coding sequence ATGCCTGATAGAAAACAACAAGAGGGTATGAGCTTTCTAGGTTGGCTTTTTGTGTTGGCCTTATTGGCTTTGCTGGGGCTAGGAATAATTCGTCTTTTCCCCCTTTACGTGGAATATTTTAGCGTAAAAACTTCTTTAGAAGCCCTAGCTAATCAGTCGGAATTGCATGAAATGAGTCATGCCGAAATCCGTAACGCCTTGCTTCGGCGGTTGGATATCAATGAGGTGGATCATGTTTCCAAGGAGAATATTGACATTGCTAAAACCCGTAATAATTTAACTGTTGCCGTCGATTATGAGGTACGCACCCCTTTTCTAGGGAATATTGACTTGGTAACCCATTTCAACCGCGCCATTGAGGTTCCCTCACGTTGA
- a CDS encoding protein YgfX produces the protein MSSLKYATPLYLNRYPSRVLAVYLVAVHGGVLALLPGLALWWGLKALLSIAILVSFYLSLRSQALLLSPRAIVQISWDGHNVWRLRQRNGREQIGKLLSGGLVGPRLVVLNFVLGPWWRRAGIVLLPDSVNPEALRRLRVRLRITRT, from the coding sequence ATGTCATCGCTAAAATACGCGACACCCCTTTACCTTAACCGTTATCCCTCCCGTGTTTTGGCCGTCTACCTTGTTGCTGTCCACGGCGGGGTTCTGGCGCTTCTTCCTGGGTTGGCGCTTTGGTGGGGATTGAAAGCGCTCTTAAGTATTGCCATTCTTGTCAGTTTTTACCTAAGTTTACGAAGCCAGGCTTTGCTTTTAAGCCCCAGGGCAATTGTCCAGATTTCCTGGGATGGCCATAATGTTTGGCGTTTGCGTCAGCGCAATGGCAGGGAACAGATAGGTAAATTGCTTTCTGGCGGCTTGGTGGGACCCCGTCTCGTAGTGTTAAATTTTGTGCTTGGCCCCTGGTGGCGACGGGCAGGCATTGTGCTGTTGCCGGATAGCGTTAATCCGGAAGCCTTGCGGCGGTTGCGGGTGCGTTTGCGGATAACTCGGACTTAG
- a CDS encoding succinate dehydrogenase iron-sulfur subunit, giving the protein MRFRIYRYNPETDTKPYMKDYALSETPPDMMLLDALEKIRVQDESLTFRRSCGEGVCGSDGMNINGRNGLACITPLASLKEPIVLRPLPGRPVIRDLVVDLSQFYQQYRAVKPWMIREDPVPEVEFLQSPEERKQLDGLYECILCACCSTACPSWWWNPEKFRGPAALLWACRFVVDNRDQATEERLSELNDAYKLFRCHTIMNCADVCPKNLNPAEAISVIKHRMMKDSI; this is encoded by the coding sequence GTGCGCTTTCGCATTTATCGCTACAATCCGGAAACCGATACTAAGCCTTACATGAAAGATTACGCGCTGAGTGAGACTCCGCCGGATATGATGCTATTGGATGCCTTAGAGAAGATCCGGGTGCAGGATGAAAGCCTTACTTTCCGCCGTTCCTGTGGGGAGGGAGTTTGCGGCTCCGATGGGATGAACATTAATGGTCGCAATGGTTTAGCCTGCATTACCCCTTTGGCTAGTCTCAAAGAGCCTATAGTCTTGCGCCCCTTACCCGGTAGACCCGTGATTCGCGATCTAGTTGTGGATCTGAGCCAATTTTACCAACAGTATCGGGCAGTGAAGCCTTGGATGATACGAGAAGATCCAGTGCCGGAAGTTGAATTCCTGCAATCCCCTGAAGAGCGAAAGCAATTGGATGGTCTCTATGAATGCATCCTTTGCGCCTGTTGTTCTACCGCCTGCCCTTCCTGGTGGTGGAACCCGGAAAAATTCCGGGGGCCTGCCGCTTTGCTATGGGCCTGCCGCTTTGTGGTGGATAACCGGGATCAGGCCACCGAAGAGCGTTTATCAGAATTGAATGATGCCTATAAACTATTTCGTTGCCATACTATTATGAATTGCGCTGACGTTTGCCCAAAGAACCTTAATCCTGCAGAAGCTATCAGCGTTATTAAACATCGGATGATGAAGGACTCCATTTGA
- the nadB gene encoding L-aspartate oxidase, protein MIHNYDVLIIGSGAAGLTLALHLAPQTRVAILSKRTLEEGASLYAQGGISVALDKNDSTESHIEDTLRVGADLCHQAAVRFTVEQAREAISWLIEQGIAFTRERNGGPGYHLTREGGHSHRRVIHAADATGRVVENKLVQLAKMGSNIKILENHVAIDLITSHKLGRDGNQCLGAYVLNRTQNRVDTFSARCVVLATGGAGKVYLYTSNPDVCTGDGIAMGWRAGCRVANMEFIQFHPTCLYHPQAKSFLITEALRGEGGRLLLPNGSPFMHRFDQRGELAPRDIVARTIDHEMKRLGIDCLYLDISHKSAKFIRQHFPNVYAHCLKFGIDITQEPIPVVPAAHYTCGGVITDLRGKTDLENLYAIGETAHTGLHGANRMASNSLLECLVFARAAAQDINARLGEISLSESLPPWDESQVTDSEEEIVVAHNWDELRRFMWDYVGIVRTVKRLQRAKRRVDLLLQEIAEYYGNFRITNDLIELRNLVIVADLIIRSALERKESRGLHYLLDYPQKSPLAQNTVLTPLGHQPTHFPRPYSTKIPHE, encoded by the coding sequence ATGATTCATAATTATGACGTGCTGATCATCGGCAGCGGTGCTGCTGGCTTAACGCTAGCCTTGCATCTAGCCCCTCAAACCCGAGTAGCTATCCTGTCTAAACGTACCCTGGAGGAAGGGGCTAGCCTTTATGCTCAAGGCGGTATTTCCGTTGCTCTCGACAAAAATGATTCTACAGAATCCCATATTGAGGATACCTTACGGGTGGGAGCCGACCTATGTCATCAAGCGGCGGTCCGCTTTACGGTCGAACAGGCTCGCGAAGCCATTAGTTGGTTGATTGAACAAGGGATTGCCTTTACCCGGGAAAGGAACGGGGGCCCTGGTTATCACCTTACCCGAGAAGGTGGCCATAGCCACCGCCGGGTCATTCATGCGGCAGATGCCACGGGCCGGGTTGTAGAGAACAAACTGGTCCAGCTAGCTAAAATGGGATCCAATATTAAAATATTGGAAAATCATGTCGCCATTGACCTCATTACCAGTCATAAATTAGGGCGGGATGGCAATCAATGCTTGGGGGCCTATGTCCTCAACCGGACCCAGAACCGGGTAGATACCTTTAGCGCCCGTTGTGTCGTTCTCGCCACTGGCGGCGCCGGTAAAGTTTATCTTTATACCAGCAATCCGGATGTTTGCACTGGAGATGGGATTGCAATGGGTTGGCGTGCCGGATGCCGGGTGGCCAATATGGAATTTATTCAATTCCACCCCACTTGCCTCTACCATCCCCAAGCCAAGTCTTTCCTGATCACAGAAGCACTGCGGGGAGAAGGGGGGCGGTTACTTCTGCCCAATGGCAGCCCTTTTATGCACCGCTTCGACCAACGTGGTGAATTGGCCCCCCGTGACATTGTGGCTCGAACCATTGACCACGAAATGAAACGCTTGGGAATTGACTGTCTCTATCTGGACATTAGTCATAAATCAGCCAAGTTTATCCGCCAGCATTTTCCTAATGTCTATGCCCATTGTTTAAAGTTTGGCATCGATATCACCCAAGAACCCATCCCCGTGGTTCCCGCTGCCCATTATACTTGTGGCGGCGTCATCACCGATCTTCGGGGGAAAACTGATCTTGAAAACCTCTATGCCATTGGTGAAACAGCCCATACCGGGCTCCATGGCGCCAACCGCATGGCCAGCAATTCACTGCTAGAGTGCCTGGTATTTGCTCGTGCAGCTGCTCAGGATATTAATGCTCGTCTTGGGGAAATTTCACTATCCGAATCTCTGCCTCCTTGGGATGAAAGCCAGGTGACTGACTCTGAAGAAGAGATTGTGGTTGCCCACAACTGGGATGAGCTACGGCGTTTTATGTGGGATTATGTGGGAATTGTGCGGACAGTAAAGCGCTTACAGCGGGCCAAACGCCGTGTTGATTTATTACTCCAGGAGATCGCTGAATATTATGGAAACTTCCGGATTACCAATGATCTTATTGAACTACGTAACCTAGTAATTGTGGCCGATCTCATTATCCGTTCAGCCTTAGAACGCAAGGAAAGCCGGGGATTGCATTATCTCTTAGATTACCCGCAAAAAAGCCCTTTGGCCCAAAATACCGTATTAACCCCTTTAGGGCATCAACCTACTCACTTTCCCCGTCCCTATTCCACCAAAATCCCTCATGAATGA
- the rpoE gene encoding RNA polymerase sigma factor RpoE has protein sequence MSDKQVDRELVQRVQRGDKKAFDMLVLKYQRKILRLVSRYIHDPGEALDVAQEAFIKAYRALPRFRGESAFYTWLYRIAINTSKNYLVAQNRRPPENDIDAKDAEQYAAETVLKEYATPEHLLLRDEIEKTVNDTIEELPDELRMAITLREFEGMSYAEIAEAMDCPIGTVRSRIFRAREAIDEKIKPLLTNLTTY, from the coding sequence ATGAGTGACAAGCAAGTTGATCGTGAATTGGTGCAACGCGTTCAGCGCGGGGACAAAAAAGCATTTGATATGCTGGTTCTTAAGTACCAGCGGAAAATTCTAAGGCTTGTTTCCCGCTACATCCACGATCCTGGAGAGGCTCTAGATGTGGCACAAGAAGCCTTTATCAAGGCTTACCGCGCTTTACCCCGATTCCGGGGGGAAAGTGCGTTTTATACTTGGTTGTATCGCATTGCTATTAATACGTCCAAAAATTACTTGGTGGCTCAAAATCGTCGGCCACCCGAGAACGACATAGATGCAAAAGATGCGGAACAGTATGCCGCAGAAACGGTACTAAAAGAGTATGCCACACCCGAACATCTGTTGCTACGTGACGAAATCGAAAAGACGGTCAATGACACCATCGAGGAATTACCAGATGAGTTACGGATGGCAATTACCTTGCGCGAATTCGAAGGCATGAGCTATGCGGAAATTGCTGAAGCCATGGATTGTCCTATCGGCACGGTGCGCTCGCGTATTTTTCGAGCCCGAGAGGCCATCGACGAAAAGATCAAACCTCTTTTAACTAATCTCACCACCTATTAA